One window of the Paraburkholderia sp. PGU19 genome contains the following:
- a CDS encoding histone H1-like DNA-binding protein, translated as MALAKKKPAAKKAAAKKVVAKKAAPAKKAAVKKVAVKKVAAKKVAVKKVAAKKAAPAKKAAAKKVATKKVAAKKVAVKKVAAKKAAPAKKAAAKKVAAKKVAVKKVAAKKAAPAKKAAAKKAAAKKAPAKKAAAKKAAPAKKAAAKKAAAPAKKAAPAKKAVAKKAAPAPAAPAASTAPAATVKTALNPAAAWPFPTGSRP; from the coding sequence ATGGCACTCGCCAAGAAGAAACCGGCAGCCAAGAAGGCTGCAGCGAAGAAGGTCGTTGCGAAGAAGGCTGCTCCGGCGAAGAAGGCAGCGGTGAAGAAGGTTGCAGTCAAGAAAGTCGCTGCGAAGAAAGTCGCCGTGAAGAAGGTTGCAGCGAAGAAGGCAGCACCGGCGAAGAAGGCAGCGGCGAAGAAGGTCGCAACGAAGAAGGTTGCAGCGAAGAAAGTTGCCGTGAAGAAGGTTGCTGCGAAGAAGGCAGCGCCGGCGAAGAAGGCTGCAGCGAAGAAGGTTGCAGCGAAGAAAGTCGCCGTGAAGAAGGTTGCTGCGAAGAAGGCAGCGCCGGCGAAGAAGGCTGCAGCTAAGAAGGCCGCTGCGAAGAAGGCGCCTGCGAAAAAGGCTGCCGCCAAAAAGGCTGCCCCTGCGAAGAAGGCTGCCGCGAAGAAGGCCGCTGCGCCTGCGAAGAAGGCTGCCCCTGCGAAGAAGGCTGTTGCGAAGAAGGCAGCACCTGCTCCGGCTGCGCCCGCTGCTTCGACGGCGCCGGCTGCTACGGTGAAGACGGCTCTGAACCCGGCTGCAGCATGGCCGTTCCCGACGGGCAGCCGTCCGTAA
- the ampD gene encoding 1,6-anhydro-N-acetylmuramyl-L-alanine amidase AmpD, giving the protein MTAHATARFTVDANGWINEASKLPSPNFEVRPNGARPTLIVVHNISLPPNEFGGTGITDLFLNRLDCDAHPYYDAHLRDVRVSAHFVIHRDGALEQYVSCDERAWHAGASSFFGRERCNDFSIGIELEGSDASAFEAAQYETLAPLVQALAAHYAIEALAGHSDIAPGRKTDPGPHFDWPRLQRDTALADQYFPYLHPSTRAPITP; this is encoded by the coding sequence ATGACGGCACACGCCACCGCGCGTTTCACCGTCGATGCAAACGGCTGGATCAACGAAGCCAGCAAGCTGCCGTCGCCGAATTTCGAGGTGCGGCCGAACGGCGCACGTCCGACGCTGATCGTCGTCCACAACATCAGCCTGCCGCCGAACGAATTCGGCGGCACGGGCATCACGGATCTCTTCCTCAACCGTCTCGACTGCGACGCGCATCCGTACTACGACGCACATCTGCGCGACGTGCGGGTGTCCGCGCATTTCGTGATCCATCGCGACGGCGCGCTCGAACAGTACGTGTCGTGCGACGAACGCGCGTGGCACGCGGGTGCGTCCAGCTTTTTCGGACGCGAACGCTGCAACGACTTTTCGATCGGCATCGAGCTCGAAGGCAGCGACGCATCGGCGTTCGAAGCGGCGCAATACGAGACGCTCGCACCGCTCGTGCAGGCACTCGCCGCGCACTACGCGATCGAAGCGCTCGCGGGCCACTCGGACATCGCGCCGGGCCGCAAGACCGATCCCGGTCCACACTTCGACTGGCCGCGTTTGCAACGCGACACCGCGCTCGCCGATCAGTACTTCCCCTATCTGCATCCGTCGACGCGCGCGCCGATAACCCCGTAA
- a CDS encoding PP0621 family protein, with protein sequence MRQIFLLILLFIVGQWLVKALRRADASRTSARTSAGGDAGASARTNGHASGSANGKPAAQLAEPMIRCAQCGVHAPKSDSVLVAGQTFCSHDHAQRYAARPTGRDAR encoded by the coding sequence ATGCGACAAATTTTTCTGCTGATTCTGTTGTTCATCGTTGGCCAGTGGCTGGTGAAGGCACTGCGCCGCGCCGACGCATCGCGCACATCGGCGCGCACAAGTGCGGGCGGCGACGCCGGCGCCAGCGCGCGCACCAATGGTCACGCGAGCGGTAGCGCGAACGGCAAGCCCGCCGCTCAACTCGCCGAGCCGATGATCCGTTGCGCCCAATGCGGCGTGCATGCGCCAAAGAGCGATTCCGTGCTCGTCGCGGGCCAGACGTTCTGCTCGCACGATCACGCGCAGCGTTACGCCGCCCGTCCGACGGGCCGCGACGCGCGATGA
- a CDS encoding ribonucleotide-diphosphate reductase subunit beta has product MLNWDDEITAVTPSSASQQNVLRNAAGTAVGSQVETRSAHQAPSAQNIFANDFAVAPPVQPAVASEARVNVADKRIINGQTDVNQLVPFKYKWAWEKYLSGCANHWMPQEINMSRDIALWKDPNGLTEDERRIVKRNLGFFVTADSLAANNIVLGTYRHITAPECRQFLLRQAFEEAIHTHAYQYIVESLGLDEGEIFNAYHEVKSIRDKDEFLIPFIHTLTDPAFKTGTLEADQKLLKSLIVFACVMEGLFFYVGFTQILALGRQNKMTGAAEQYQYILRDESMHCNFGIDLINQIKLENPHLWTAEFRAEIREIFKAAVDLEYRYAEDTMPRGVLGLNASMFKSYLRFICNRRCQQIGLDPLFPNEENPFPWMSEMIDLKKERNFFETRVIEYQTGGALSWE; this is encoded by the coding sequence ATGCTCAACTGGGATGACGAGATCACTGCCGTAACTCCCTCGAGTGCTTCGCAACAAAACGTGTTGCGCAACGCTGCGGGAACGGCTGTCGGTTCGCAAGTCGAAACGCGTTCCGCTCATCAAGCTCCCTCGGCTCAAAACATCTTCGCGAACGACTTCGCAGTCGCTCCGCCGGTTCAGCCGGCAGTCGCTTCCGAAGCGCGCGTGAATGTCGCCGACAAACGCATCATCAACGGCCAGACTGACGTCAATCAGCTCGTGCCGTTCAAATACAAGTGGGCGTGGGAGAAGTACCTCTCCGGTTGCGCGAACCACTGGATGCCGCAAGAAATCAACATGTCGCGTGACATCGCTCTCTGGAAGGACCCGAACGGTCTGACTGAAGACGAGCGCCGCATCGTCAAGCGCAACCTCGGCTTCTTCGTCACGGCCGACTCGCTTGCCGCGAACAACATCGTCCTTGGCACGTACCGCCACATCACGGCGCCCGAATGCCGCCAGTTCCTGCTGCGCCAGGCATTCGAAGAGGCGATCCACACGCACGCATACCAGTACATCGTCGAGTCGCTCGGTCTCGACGAGGGCGAAATCTTCAACGCGTATCACGAAGTCAAGTCGATCCGCGACAAAGACGAATTCCTGATTCCGTTCATCCACACGCTGACCGACCCGGCCTTCAAGACGGGTACGCTCGAGGCGGACCAGAAGCTGCTCAAGTCGCTGATCGTGTTCGCGTGCGTGATGGAAGGGCTGTTCTTCTACGTCGGCTTTACGCAAATCCTGGCGCTCGGCCGCCAGAACAAGATGACGGGCGCGGCGGAACAGTACCAATACATCCTGCGTGACGAGTCGATGCACTGCAATTTCGGCATCGACCTGATCAACCAGATCAAACTCGAAAACCCGCATCTTTGGACGGCTGAGTTCCGCGCGGAGATCCGCGAAATCTTCAAGGCTGCGGTCGACCTCGAATATCGCTACGCAGAAGACACGATGCCGCGCGGGGTGCTCGGCCTCAATGCGTCGATGTTCAAGAGCTATCTGCGCTTCATCTGCAACCGCCGTTGCCAGCAGATCGGTCTCGATCCGCTGTTCCCGAACGAGGAAAACCCGTTCCCTTGGATGAGCGAGATGATCGACCTGAAGAAGGAACGCAACTTCTTCGAGACTCGGGTTATCGAATATCAGACCGGTGGCGCGCTGTCCTGGGAATAA
- a CDS encoding ribonucleoside-diphosphate reductase subunit alpha gives MQTTDNVTTRFEGAPAGRPEALAQGAAALAPQTSYADYKVIRRNGSVVSFEPSKIAIAVTKAFLAVNGGQGAASARVRELVEQLTQNVVRALVRSRPNGGTFHIEDIQDQVELALMRTGEHNVARAYVLYREKRSQERGHEPEAVAGTSGLNVTDNGITRPLDMAALRGIIESACSNLGDAVSAEPIVTETIKNLYDGVPMSQVYDSAILAARTMIEKDPAYSQVTARILLHTIRREILEEEVTQAEMGERYAEYFPLFIKRGVNAELLDEKLLQFDLKRLGAALDANRDLQFGYLGLQTLYDRYFLHADGTRIEMPQAFFMRVAMGLSLNEIDREARAIEFYNVLSSFDFMSSTPTLFNSGTRRSQLSSCYLTTVDDDLDGIYEALKENALLSKFAGGLGNDWTRVRALGSHIKGTNGKSQGVVPFLKVVNDTAVAVNQGGKRKGAVCAYLESWHLDIEEFLELRKNTGDDRRRTHDMNTANWIPDLFMKRVHEGGDWTLFSPSTCPDLHDLFGADFEKAYTAYEEKAARGEIKLFKKIPAAQLWRKMLGMLFETGHPWITFKDPCNVRSPQQHVGVVHSSNLCTEITLNTSDTEIAVCNLGSVNLVAHLKEQADGTVVLDHDKLKRTISVAMRMLDNVIDINYYAVAKARNSNLKHRPVGMGIMGFQDCLHVLRTPYASQEAVEFADRSMEAVCYYAYWASTELAEERGRYATYRGSLWDRGILPQDTLKLLEEARGGYIEVDSSESMDWASLRSRISTYGMRNSNCVAIAPTATISNIIGVSACIEPTFQNLYVKSNLSGEFTVVNDYLVRDLKARGLWDEVMVADLKYFDGSLSRIDRVPGDLRAIYATAFEVDATWLVEAASRRQKWIDQAQSLNIYMAGASGKKLDEVYKLAWLRGLKTTYYLRTMAATHVEKSTVAHGALNAVPSSDGGAGGAGGAAGGYGVGGGVGSSGVTGGFQASAATAVPAVEAAPEADGPVCMMRPGDPGFEECEACQ, from the coding sequence ATGCAAACCACCGACAACGTGACGACCCGGTTCGAAGGCGCACCCGCTGGCCGCCCCGAAGCGCTCGCACAGGGCGCAGCAGCGCTCGCGCCGCAGACGAGCTACGCCGACTACAAGGTGATCCGTCGCAATGGTAGCGTGGTGTCGTTCGAGCCTTCGAAAATCGCCATCGCCGTGACGAAGGCATTTCTGGCCGTCAACGGTGGTCAGGGCGCGGCGTCGGCACGCGTTCGCGAACTGGTCGAGCAACTCACGCAGAACGTCGTGCGCGCGCTGGTGCGCAGCCGTCCGAATGGCGGCACGTTCCATATCGAAGACATTCAGGATCAGGTCGAACTCGCGCTGATGCGCACGGGTGAGCACAACGTCGCGCGCGCTTACGTGCTGTACCGCGAGAAGCGCAGCCAGGAGCGCGGCCATGAGCCGGAAGCAGTAGCAGGCACGTCGGGTCTGAACGTGACCGACAACGGCATCACGCGTCCGCTCGACATGGCAGCGCTGCGCGGCATCATCGAATCCGCATGCTCGAATCTGGGCGACGCCGTGAGCGCCGAGCCGATCGTCACGGAAACGATCAAGAACCTGTACGACGGCGTGCCGATGAGCCAGGTCTACGACTCGGCCATCCTCGCTGCGCGCACGATGATCGAAAAGGACCCGGCGTACAGCCAGGTCACGGCTCGCATCCTGCTGCACACGATCCGCCGCGAGATCCTCGAAGAAGAAGTCACGCAAGCCGAAATGGGCGAGCGTTACGCCGAATACTTCCCGCTCTTCATCAAGCGCGGTGTGAACGCCGAACTGCTCGACGAAAAGCTGCTGCAGTTCGACCTGAAGCGTCTGGGCGCCGCACTCGATGCAAACCGCGACCTGCAGTTCGGCTACCTCGGTCTGCAAACGCTGTATGACCGCTACTTCCTGCATGCCGACGGCACGCGCATCGAAATGCCGCAGGCATTCTTTATGCGTGTTGCGATGGGCCTGTCGCTGAATGAGATCGACCGCGAAGCGCGCGCGATCGAGTTCTACAACGTGCTGTCGTCGTTCGACTTCATGTCGTCGACGCCCACGCTGTTCAACTCGGGCACGCGCCGTTCGCAACTGTCGTCGTGCTATCTGACGACGGTGGACGACGACCTCGACGGCATCTACGAAGCGCTGAAGGAAAACGCGCTGCTGTCGAAGTTCGCCGGCGGTCTGGGCAACGACTGGACGCGCGTGCGTGCGCTCGGCTCGCACATCAAGGGCACCAACGGCAAGTCGCAAGGCGTCGTGCCGTTCCTGAAGGTGGTCAACGACACGGCTGTCGCCGTGAACCAGGGCGGCAAGCGCAAGGGCGCGGTGTGCGCGTACCTGGAATCGTGGCACCTGGACATCGAAGAATTCCTCGAGCTGCGTAAGAACACGGGCGACGACCGTCGCCGCACGCACGACATGAACACGGCGAACTGGATTCCCGACCTGTTCATGAAGCGCGTTCACGAAGGCGGCGACTGGACGCTGTTCTCGCCGTCCACCTGCCCGGACCTGCACGACCTGTTCGGCGCGGACTTCGAGAAGGCCTACACGGCTTACGAAGAGAAAGCGGCACGTGGCGAGATCAAGCTGTTCAAGAAGATCCCGGCGGCGCAGCTGTGGCGCAAGATGCTCGGCATGCTGTTCGAAACCGGCCACCCGTGGATCACGTTCAAGGACCCGTGCAATGTGCGCTCGCCGCAACAGCACGTCGGCGTCGTCCACTCGTCGAACCTGTGCACGGAAATCACGCTGAACACGAGCGACACCGAAATCGCCGTCTGCAACCTCGGCTCGGTGAACCTCGTCGCGCACCTGAAGGAACAGGCGGACGGCACGGTTGTGCTCGACCACGACAAGCTGAAGCGCACGATCAGCGTCGCGATGCGCATGCTCGACAACGTGATCGACATCAACTACTACGCGGTTGCGAAGGCGCGTAACTCGAACCTGAAGCACCGCCCGGTCGGGATGGGCATCATGGGCTTCCAGGATTGCCTGCACGTGCTGCGCACGCCGTACGCATCGCAGGAAGCCGTCGAGTTCGCCGACCGTTCGATGGAAGCCGTCTGCTACTACGCATACTGGGCGTCGACGGAACTGGCGGAAGAGCGCGGCCGTTACGCGACCTACCGCGGTTCGCTGTGGGATCGCGGCATCCTCCCGCAGGACACGCTGAAGCTGCTCGAGGAAGCGCGCGGCGGCTACATCGAAGTGGATTCGAGCGAATCGATGGACTGGGCGTCGCTGCGTTCGCGCATCTCGACGTACGGCATGCGCAACTCGAACTGCGTCGCAATCGCGCCGACGGCGACGATCTCGAACATCATCGGCGTGTCTGCATGTATCGAGCCGACGTTCCAGAACCTGTATGTGAAGTCGAACCTGTCGGGCGAATTCACGGTGGTGAACGACTACCTCGTGCGTGACCTGAAGGCGCGCGGCCTGTGGGACGAAGTGATGGTCGCCGACCTGAAGTACTTCGACGGCTCGCTGTCGCGCATCGACCGCGTGCCGGGCGACCTGCGCGCAATCTACGCGACCGCGTTCGAAGTCGATGCAACGTGGCTGGTCGAAGCGGCGTCGCGCCGTCAGAAGTGGATCGATCAGGCTCAGTCGCTGAACATCTACATGGCAGGCGCGTCAGGCAAGAAGCTCGACGAGGTCTACAAGCTCGCGTGGCTGCGCGGTCTGAAGACGACGTACTACCTCCGCACGATGGCGGCAACGCACGTCGAGAAGTCGACGGTCGCACACGGCGCGCTGAACGCAGTGCCGTCGAGCGACGGCGGCGCGGGTGGTGCAGGTGGCGCAGCGGGTGGTTACGGCGTTGGCGGCGGTGTGGGTTCGTCGGGTGTGACGGGCGGCTTCCAGGCTTCCGCCGCAACCGCAGTGCCCGCAGTCGAAGCAGCGCCCGAAGCGGATGGTCCCGTGTGCATGATGCGTCCGGGCGATCCTGGCTTCGAAGAGTGCGAAGCCTGCCAGTAA